From the Nocardiopsis changdeensis genome, one window contains:
- a CDS encoding MerR family transcriptional regulator yields the protein MPTWPTGQVCRMTGVSSRTLRHYHRIGLLRPAAVGAGGVRHYGRAELLRLQRILLMRELGLPLADIAAVLDAGGDPAGALRAHLRDLLAERDRVDTLVTTVRRTLDALEEEGTMGALDPETLFAGFDTAAYTDRARAQWPAQWEQAARAADGRAPADWEADRAGLAAQLERMAAHLAAGRPVTDPAVQAEVHDHYLRVSRMWTPDADAFAHLGRVYAEEGPWREVYEAVAPGLADYQCEAMAAYALARLDTRREGT from the coding sequence ATGCCGACCTGGCCGACCGGGCAGGTGTGCCGGATGACCGGCGTCAGCTCGCGGACCCTGCGGCACTACCACCGCATCGGCCTGCTGCGGCCCGCCGCGGTGGGGGCCGGCGGGGTGCGCCACTACGGCCGCGCCGAGCTGCTGCGGCTCCAGCGCATCCTGCTCATGCGCGAGCTGGGGCTGCCCCTGGCCGACATCGCCGCCGTGCTCGACGCCGGCGGCGACCCGGCCGGGGCGCTGCGCGCCCACCTGCGCGACCTGCTGGCCGAACGCGACCGCGTCGACACCCTCGTCACCACCGTGCGCCGCACCCTGGACGCACTGGAGGAGGAGGGGACCATGGGCGCGCTCGACCCCGAGACGCTCTTCGCTGGATTCGACACCGCCGCCTACACCGACCGCGCCCGCGCGCAGTGGCCGGCCCAGTGGGAGCAGGCGGCCCGCGCCGCAGACGGCCGGGCCCCGGCCGACTGGGAGGCGGACCGGGCCGGACTGGCCGCCCAGTTGGAGCGGATGGCCGCCCACCTGGCGGCGGGGCGGCCGGTCACCGACCCGGCCGTGCAGGCGGAGGTGCACGACCACTACCTGCGGGTCTCCCGCATGTGGACGCCCGACGCCGACGCCTTCGCCCACCTGGGGCGCGTGTACGCCGAGGAGGGGCCCTGGCGGGAGGTGTACGAGGCGGTCGCGCCGGGGCTGGCCGACTACCAGTGCGAGGCCATGGCCGCCTACGCCCTGGCCCGCCTGGACACCCGGAGGGAGGGGACGTGA
- a CDS encoding FUSC family protein: MAGLRARTRDLRHRIEQTTAVVRDRLTAHTWSVVQATLAAVIAWTVAGGLVQDHSPFFAPIAAVIALNASGGERGSNALKLLTGVFIGIGAGELALAADVGELVTMSAATLLAMLVAVAINAERIVIGQAAASAILTTIFIGDGSPGIDRLVDALIGAGVALVFSQLLFPARLVALLRRIEVDALGEMSGMLTGVAQALDEEGDVSSQQMVNRLGDLSRPMAELSRAREASMTTIRLSTIRWGDPQPVLDEDEIIERLILLGESCLFLCRSTAAMGAHERRELVPIVSGMADVLATLADDLSSREAREQAVEQALMTARMYGPGRPDDDQVTQATHLAVEMVATDIMLFAGIRFEEVEEVLQGDLEDPRIPPPPGVPWLPWLRWHPRLGPVRDRFARWGPGPRRPGGPRRFGRWRPGPPG, encoded by the coding sequence ATGGCTGGTCTTCGGGCGCGCACCCGTGACCTGCGGCACCGGATCGAGCAGACAACGGCGGTGGTCCGCGACCGCCTCACCGCCCACACCTGGTCGGTGGTGCAGGCCACCCTCGCGGCCGTCATCGCCTGGACCGTCGCCGGCGGCCTCGTCCAGGACCACAGCCCGTTCTTCGCCCCCATCGCCGCCGTCATCGCGCTCAACGCCTCCGGCGGCGAACGCGGCTCCAACGCCCTCAAACTCCTCACCGGGGTGTTCATCGGCATCGGCGCGGGCGAGCTCGCCCTGGCCGCGGACGTCGGCGAACTCGTCACCATGAGCGCGGCCACCCTGCTGGCCATGCTCGTGGCCGTCGCCATCAACGCCGAGCGCATCGTCATCGGGCAGGCCGCGGCCAGCGCCATCCTGACCACGATTTTCATCGGGGACGGCAGCCCCGGCATCGACCGGCTCGTCGACGCCCTCATCGGCGCGGGCGTCGCCCTGGTGTTCAGCCAGCTGCTGTTCCCCGCCCGGCTGGTCGCGCTGCTGCGGCGCATCGAGGTGGACGCGCTCGGCGAGATGTCGGGCATGCTCACCGGCGTCGCCCAGGCCCTGGACGAGGAGGGCGACGTCTCCAGCCAGCAGATGGTCAACCGGCTCGGCGACCTCAGCCGGCCGATGGCGGAGCTGAGCCGCGCCCGCGAGGCCAGCATGACCACCATCCGGCTGTCCACGATCCGCTGGGGCGACCCGCAGCCGGTGCTGGACGAGGACGAGATCATCGAGCGCCTCATCCTGCTCGGGGAGAGCTGCCTGTTCCTGTGCCGCAGCACCGCCGCGATGGGCGCCCACGAACGCCGCGAGCTGGTCCCGATCGTGTCCGGCATGGCCGACGTGCTGGCCACCCTCGCCGACGACCTGAGCAGCCGCGAGGCCCGCGAGCAGGCGGTGGAGCAGGCGCTGATGACCGCGCGCATGTACGGGCCGGGGCGGCCCGACGACGACCAGGTCACCCAGGCCACCCACCTGGCGGTGGAGATGGTCGCCACCGACATCATGCTGTTCGCGGGCATCCGGTTCGAGGAGGTGGAGGAGGTCCTCCAGGGCGACCTGGAGGACCCGAGGATCCCGCCGCCGCCGGGGGTGCCCTGGCTGCCGTGGCTGCGCTGGCACCCCCGCCTGGGACCGGTCCGGGACCGTTTCGCCCGCTGGGGGCCGGGGCCGCGCAGGCCGGGCGGGCCCCGGCGCTTCGGCCGCTGGCGCCCGGGGCCGCCCGGCTGA